The proteins below come from a single Manduca sexta isolate Smith_Timp_Sample1 chromosome 3, JHU_Msex_v1.0, whole genome shotgun sequence genomic window:
- the LOC115440429 gene encoding uncharacterized protein LOC115440429 — MLDKSIIGGSWESVVSRDDYEVDYSSSPRGSPLKDTSNIQDDPAYCISRHNPNKTFRRESVIASWKSLKKEREQALGKRIIYVDAETYQDYYGRNQVKRCKSDRTTNVPKVPKKVKRTYSVLYRYDPNEEKVVKEYKYQLGAEPDLIQSPMQKSYSEPFLRAEGAPKKKVKRSFTTLLSIKTKFLNIFSSKS; from the exons ATGTTGGACAAATCAATCATCGGCGGTAGTTGGGAAAGCGTG GTGTCGAGAGACGACTACGAGGTCGACTACAGCTCGAGCCCTCGAGGCTCACCACTAAAGGACACGTCCAACATCCAGGACGACCCGGCTTACTGCATCAGTCGTCACAACCCCAACAAGACCTTCCGTCGGGAGTCAGTCATCGCGTCCTGGAAGAGCCTGAAGAAAGAACGGGAGCAGGCTCTGGGGAAAAGGATTATTTACGTTGACGCTGAAACTTACCAAGACTACTATGGAAGGAACCAGGTCAAAAGATGCAAGAGTGATAGGACCACTAATGTTCCTAAGGTTCCTAAGAAAGTAAAGAGGACCTACTCAGTCCTCTACAGATACGATCCCAATGAAGAGAAGGTGGTCAAGGAATACAAATACCAGTTGGGCGCAGAGCCTGATCTGATCCAGTCACCGATGCAGAAGTCTTACTCCGAGCCCTTCCTGAGGGCGGAGGGTGCGCCCAAGAAGAAGGTGAAGAGGTCCTTCACCACCCTCCTGAGCATCAAGACGAAATTCTTGAACATTTTCTCGTCCAAGAGTTAA